Proteins found in one Quercus robur chromosome 2, dhQueRobu3.1, whole genome shotgun sequence genomic segment:
- the LOC126713659 gene encoding alpha-1,4 glucan phosphorylase L isozyme, chloroplastic/amyloplastic isoform X2: MAVSQFSAATSTGRSEALLIRSGLLGGGLGSRGSKSKVLLMRTWISRPVTVRRSFSVNSVSSDSNQTLKDPITQEEASTAHSSFTLDAASIASSIKYHAEFTPLFSPERFELPKAFFATAQSVRDALIINWNATYDYYEKLNVKQAYYLSMEFLQGRALLNAIGNLELTGAYAEALRNLGHKLEHVAIQEPDAALGNGGLGRLASCFLDSLATLNYPAWGYGLRYKYGLFKQRITKDGQEEVAEDWLEMGNPWEIVRNDVSYPVKFYGKVASGSDGKRHWIGGEDIKAVACDVPIPGYKTKTTINLRLWSTKALSEDFDLYAFNAGEHTKAYEALANAEKICYILYPGDESMEGKILRLKQQYTLCSASLQDIIARFERRSGANVRWEEFPEKVAVQMNDTHPTLCIPELMRILIDLKGLSWKEAWNITQRTVAYTNHTVLPEALEKWSLELMQKLLPRHVEIIEMIDEELIHTIISEYGTEDYELLEKKLKEMRILENVDLPSAFADLFVKLKPKESPVVVPSEELENSEDAVDPVVVPSEELENSEDTVDPVVVPSEELEISEDAVEPIDEEDGSEKKVTQETKMELPEPVPEPPKRVHMANLCVVGGHAVNGVAEIHSEIVKDEVFNAFFKLWPEKFQNKTNGVTPRRWIHFCNPELSKIITDWIGSEDWVLNTEKLAELRKFTDNEDLQTQWRAAKRNNKLKVVSFLKERTGYSVSPDAMFDIQVKRIHEYKRQLLNILGIVYRYKKMKEMSVAERKSKFVPRVCIFGGKAFSTYVQAKRIVKFITDVGATVNHDPEIGDLLKVVFVPDYNVSAAELLIPASELSQHIRLMLDAIMITIA, translated from the exons ATGGCTGTTTCGCAATTCTCAGCAGCAACTTCGACCGGACGATCAGAGGCATTACTAATTCGGTCTGGATTACTCGGTGGTGGTTTGGGTTCAAGAGGCAGCAAATCCAAGGTGTTGTTGATGAGGACATGGATTTCACGGCCTGTCACTGTCAGGCGGTCTTTCTCTGTCAACAGCGTCTCCAGCGACTCCAACCAAACACTGAAGGATCCGATCACTCAAGAAG AGGCTTCGACTGCTCACAGTTCATTCACACTAGATGCTGCATCCATTGCCTCAAGTATCAAATACCATGCAGAGTTCACTCCATTATTTTCTCCTGAGCGGTTTGAGCTTCCGAAGGCTTTCTTTGCAACTGCACAAAGTGTTCGTGATGCTCTCATTATAAATTGGAATGCAACATATGattattatgaaaaattgaatgtAAAGCAGGCATATTATTTGTCAATGGAATTTCTACAG GGTAGAGCACTGTTAAATGCAATTGGTAACTTAGAGCTCACTGGTGCTTATGCAGAGGCTTTGAGAAACCTAGGACACAAATTAGAACATGTGGCTATCCAG GAGCCTGATGCTGCACTTGGTAATGGGGGTCTTGGGCGGCTTGCCTCCTGTTTTCTGGACTCTTTGGCAACATTAAATTACCCAGCCTGGGGTTATGGACTTAGATACAAGTATGGTTTGTTTAAGCAGCGAATTACAAAAGATGGGCAGGAGGAAGTTGCTGAAGATTGGCTTGAG ATGGGCAACCCTTGGGAAATTGTGAGAAATGATGTCTCATATCCTGTCAAATTCTATGGCAAGGTTGCTTCTGGATCAGATGGAAAAAGACACTGGATTGGAGGAGAAGATATAAAGGCTGTTGCTTGTGATGTTCCCATTCCAGgatataaaactaaaaccacTATCAATCTGCGACTTTGGTCAACCAAAGCTCTGTCAGAAGATTTTGACTTATATGCTTTTAATGCTGGGGAGCACACCAAAGCATATGAGGCCCTAGCAAATGCTGAGAAG ATTTGTTATATACTCTACCCTGGGGATGAATCAATGGAGGGCAAGATCCTTCGCTTGAAGCAACAATACACTTTATGTTCAGCTTCTCTCCAAGACATCATTGCACGTTTTGAGAGAAGATCTGGAGCAAATGTAAGATGGGAAGAGTTTCCTGAGAAGGTTGCAGTACAGATGAATGATACACACCCAACTCTCTGCATCCCAGAGCTGATGAGAATTTTGATAGATTTGAAGGGTTTAAGCTGGAAGGAGGCCTGGAATATCACTCAAAG AACTGTAGCTTATACAAATCATACTGTTCTTCCTGAGGCATTGGAGAAATGGAGTTTAGAACTTATGCAGAAACTGCTTCCTCGACATGTTGAGATTATAGAAATGATTGATGAGGAG CTTATTCACACCATAATATCGGAGTATGGTACAGAAGATTATGAATTGTTGGAGAAAAAATTGAAGGAGATGAGAATATTAGAAAATGTTGATTTGCCTTCAGCCTTTGCAGATTTATTTGTTAAACTTAAACCCAAGGAAAGCCCTGTTGTTGTTCCCAGTGAGGAACTTGAAAATTCAGAAGATGCAGTTGACCCTGTTGTTGTTCCCAGTGAGGAACTTGAAAATTCGGAAGACACAGTTGACCCTGTTGTTGTTCCCAGTGAGGAACTTGAAATTTCGGAAGACGCAGTTGAACCTattgatgaagaagatggaTCTGAAAAGAAAGTCACTCAGGAAACAAAAATGGAGTTGCCAGAACCAGTACCAGAACCCCCAAAGAGGGTTCATATGGCTAATCTCTGTGTAGTGGGTGGTCATGCAGTAAATGGTGTTGCTGAGATACATAGTGAAATAGTAAAGGATGAAGTATTTAATGCATTTTTTAAG TTGTGGCCTgagaaatttcaaaataaaacaaatgggGTGACACCAAGAAGGTGGATCCACTTCTGCAATCCAGAATTAAGTAAAATTATAACTGACTGGATTGGCTCTGAAGACTGGGTCTTGAATACTGAAAAACTGGCAGAGTTACGAAAG TTTACAGATAATGAAGATCTCCAAACCCAGTGGAGGGCAGCAAAAAGGAACAATAAGTTGAAAGTTGTATCATTCCTCAAAGAGAGAACAGGATATTCTGTCAGCCCTGATGCAATGTTTGATATCCAG GTGAAGCGCATCCATGAATACAAGAGACAACTCTTGAATATCTTGGGGATTGTTTACCGCTACAAGAAGATGAAAGAAATGAGTGTAGCTGAAAGGAAATCAAAGTTTGTTCCACGAGTTTGTATATTTGGGGGTAAAGCATTTTCTACATATGTGCAAGCCAAGAGAATTGTGAAATTTATCACCGATGTTGGAGCTACAGTCAACCATGATCCTGAAATAGGTGATTTACTGAAG GTTGTTTTTGTCCCTGATTACAATGTCAGTGCTGCTGAGTTGCTTATTCCTGCAAGTGAGCTATCACAGCATATAAG GTTGATGCTCGATGCGATTATGATAACTATTGCTTAA
- the LOC126713659 gene encoding alpha-1,4 glucan phosphorylase L isozyme, chloroplastic/amyloplastic isoform X1, with protein MAVSQFSAATSTGRSEALLIRSGLLGGGLGSRGSKSKVLLMRTWISRPVTVRRSFSVNSVSSDSNQTLKDPITQEEASTAHSSFTLDAASIASSIKYHAEFTPLFSPERFELPKAFFATAQSVRDALIINWNATYDYYEKLNVKQAYYLSMEFLQGRALLNAIGNLELTGAYAEALRNLGHKLEHVAIQEPDAALGNGGLGRLASCFLDSLATLNYPAWGYGLRYKYGLFKQRITKDGQEEVAEDWLEMGNPWEIVRNDVSYPVKFYGKVASGSDGKRHWIGGEDIKAVACDVPIPGYKTKTTINLRLWSTKALSEDFDLYAFNAGEHTKAYEALANAEKICYILYPGDESMEGKILRLKQQYTLCSASLQDIIARFERRSGANVRWEEFPEKVAVQMNDTHPTLCIPELMRILIDLKGLSWKEAWNITQRTVAYTNHTVLPEALEKWSLELMQKLLPRHVEIIEMIDEELIHTIISEYGTEDYELLEKKLKEMRILENVDLPSAFADLFVKLKPKESPVVVPSEELENSEDAVDPVVVPSEELENSEDTVDPVVVPSEELEISEDAVEPIDEEDGSEKKVTQETKMELPEPVPEPPKRVHMANLCVVGGHAVNGVAEIHSEIVKDEVFNAFFKLWPEKFQNKTNGVTPRRWIHFCNPELSKIITDWIGSEDWVLNTEKLAELRKFTDNEDLQTQWRAAKRNNKLKVVSFLKERTGYSVSPDAMFDIQVKRIHEYKRQLLNILGIVYRYKKMKEMSVAERKSKFVPRVCIFGGKAFSTYVQAKRIVKFITDVGATVNHDPEIGDLLKVVFVPDYNVSAAELLIPASELSQHISTAGMEASGTSNMKFAMNGCILIGTLDGANVEIRQEVGVENFFLFGAKAHEIAGLRKQRAEGKFVPDPRFEEVKEFVRSGVFGSYNYDELIGSLEGNEGFGCADYFLVGKDFPSYMECQEKVDEAYGDQKRWTRMSILNTAGSYKFSSDRTIHEYAKDIWNIEPVKLL; from the exons ATGGCTGTTTCGCAATTCTCAGCAGCAACTTCGACCGGACGATCAGAGGCATTACTAATTCGGTCTGGATTACTCGGTGGTGGTTTGGGTTCAAGAGGCAGCAAATCCAAGGTGTTGTTGATGAGGACATGGATTTCACGGCCTGTCACTGTCAGGCGGTCTTTCTCTGTCAACAGCGTCTCCAGCGACTCCAACCAAACACTGAAGGATCCGATCACTCAAGAAG AGGCTTCGACTGCTCACAGTTCATTCACACTAGATGCTGCATCCATTGCCTCAAGTATCAAATACCATGCAGAGTTCACTCCATTATTTTCTCCTGAGCGGTTTGAGCTTCCGAAGGCTTTCTTTGCAACTGCACAAAGTGTTCGTGATGCTCTCATTATAAATTGGAATGCAACATATGattattatgaaaaattgaatgtAAAGCAGGCATATTATTTGTCAATGGAATTTCTACAG GGTAGAGCACTGTTAAATGCAATTGGTAACTTAGAGCTCACTGGTGCTTATGCAGAGGCTTTGAGAAACCTAGGACACAAATTAGAACATGTGGCTATCCAG GAGCCTGATGCTGCACTTGGTAATGGGGGTCTTGGGCGGCTTGCCTCCTGTTTTCTGGACTCTTTGGCAACATTAAATTACCCAGCCTGGGGTTATGGACTTAGATACAAGTATGGTTTGTTTAAGCAGCGAATTACAAAAGATGGGCAGGAGGAAGTTGCTGAAGATTGGCTTGAG ATGGGCAACCCTTGGGAAATTGTGAGAAATGATGTCTCATATCCTGTCAAATTCTATGGCAAGGTTGCTTCTGGATCAGATGGAAAAAGACACTGGATTGGAGGAGAAGATATAAAGGCTGTTGCTTGTGATGTTCCCATTCCAGgatataaaactaaaaccacTATCAATCTGCGACTTTGGTCAACCAAAGCTCTGTCAGAAGATTTTGACTTATATGCTTTTAATGCTGGGGAGCACACCAAAGCATATGAGGCCCTAGCAAATGCTGAGAAG ATTTGTTATATACTCTACCCTGGGGATGAATCAATGGAGGGCAAGATCCTTCGCTTGAAGCAACAATACACTTTATGTTCAGCTTCTCTCCAAGACATCATTGCACGTTTTGAGAGAAGATCTGGAGCAAATGTAAGATGGGAAGAGTTTCCTGAGAAGGTTGCAGTACAGATGAATGATACACACCCAACTCTCTGCATCCCAGAGCTGATGAGAATTTTGATAGATTTGAAGGGTTTAAGCTGGAAGGAGGCCTGGAATATCACTCAAAG AACTGTAGCTTATACAAATCATACTGTTCTTCCTGAGGCATTGGAGAAATGGAGTTTAGAACTTATGCAGAAACTGCTTCCTCGACATGTTGAGATTATAGAAATGATTGATGAGGAG CTTATTCACACCATAATATCGGAGTATGGTACAGAAGATTATGAATTGTTGGAGAAAAAATTGAAGGAGATGAGAATATTAGAAAATGTTGATTTGCCTTCAGCCTTTGCAGATTTATTTGTTAAACTTAAACCCAAGGAAAGCCCTGTTGTTGTTCCCAGTGAGGAACTTGAAAATTCAGAAGATGCAGTTGACCCTGTTGTTGTTCCCAGTGAGGAACTTGAAAATTCGGAAGACACAGTTGACCCTGTTGTTGTTCCCAGTGAGGAACTTGAAATTTCGGAAGACGCAGTTGAACCTattgatgaagaagatggaTCTGAAAAGAAAGTCACTCAGGAAACAAAAATGGAGTTGCCAGAACCAGTACCAGAACCCCCAAAGAGGGTTCATATGGCTAATCTCTGTGTAGTGGGTGGTCATGCAGTAAATGGTGTTGCTGAGATACATAGTGAAATAGTAAAGGATGAAGTATTTAATGCATTTTTTAAG TTGTGGCCTgagaaatttcaaaataaaacaaatgggGTGACACCAAGAAGGTGGATCCACTTCTGCAATCCAGAATTAAGTAAAATTATAACTGACTGGATTGGCTCTGAAGACTGGGTCTTGAATACTGAAAAACTGGCAGAGTTACGAAAG TTTACAGATAATGAAGATCTCCAAACCCAGTGGAGGGCAGCAAAAAGGAACAATAAGTTGAAAGTTGTATCATTCCTCAAAGAGAGAACAGGATATTCTGTCAGCCCTGATGCAATGTTTGATATCCAG GTGAAGCGCATCCATGAATACAAGAGACAACTCTTGAATATCTTGGGGATTGTTTACCGCTACAAGAAGATGAAAGAAATGAGTGTAGCTGAAAGGAAATCAAAGTTTGTTCCACGAGTTTGTATATTTGGGGGTAAAGCATTTTCTACATATGTGCAAGCCAAGAGAATTGTGAAATTTATCACCGATGTTGGAGCTACAGTCAACCATGATCCTGAAATAGGTGATTTACTGAAG GTTGTTTTTGTCCCTGATTACAATGTCAGTGCTGCTGAGTTGCTTATTCCTGCAAGTGAGCTATCACAGCATATAAG TACTGCTGGGATGGAAGCCAGTGGAACTAGCAACATGAAGTTTGCAATGAATGGTTGCATTCTGATTGGGACCTTGGATGGGGCGAATGTTGAAATAAGACAAGAGGTTGGAGTTGAGAACTTTTTCCTCTTTGGTGCTAAAGCTCATGAGATTGCTGGGCTCAGGAAACAAAGAGCTGAGGGGAAG TTTGTTCCAGACCCACGTTTTGAGGAAGTCAAGGAATTTGTCCGAAGTGGTGTTTTCGGATCTTACAATTATGATGAGCTGATTGGATCTTTGGAAGGAAATGAAGGTTTTGGCTGTGCTGATTATTTCCTTGTTGGCAAGGACTTCCCCAGTTACATGGAATGCCAAGAGAAGGTTGACGAGGCATATGGAGATCAAAAG AGGTGGACAAGAATGTCAATCTTGAATACGGCGGGTTCATACAAGTTCAGCAGTGATAGAACAATCCATGAATATGCCAAGGACATATGGAACATTGAACCTGTAAAATTGCTGTAG
- the LOC126713659 gene encoding alpha-1,4 glucan phosphorylase L isozyme, chloroplastic/amyloplastic isoform X3, with product MAVSQFSAATSTGRSEALLIRSGLLGGGLGSRGSKSKVLLMRTWISRPVTVRRSFSVNSVSSDSNQTLKDPITQEEASTAHSSFTLDAASIASSIKYHAEFTPLFSPERFELPKAFFATAQSVRDALIINWNATYDYYEKLNVKQAYYLSMEFLQGRALLNAIGNLELTGAYAEALRNLGHKLEHVAIQEPDAALGNGGLGRLASCFLDSLATLNYPAWGYGLRYKYGLFKQRITKDGQEEVAEDWLEMGNPWEIVRNDVSYPVKFYGKVASGSDGKRHWIGGEDIKAVACDVPIPGYKTKTTINLRLWSTKALSEDFDLYAFNAGEHTKAYEALANAEKICYILYPGDESMEGKILRLKQQYTLCSASLQDIIARFERRSGANVRWEEFPEKVAVQMNDTHPTLCIPELMRILIDLKGLSWKEAWNITQRTVAYTNHTVLPEALEKWSLELMQKLLPRHVEIIEMIDEELIHTIISEYGTEDYELLEKKLKEMRILENVDLPSAFADLFVKLKPKESPVVVPSEELENSEDAVDPVVVPSEELENSEDTVDPVVVPSEELEISEDAVEPIDEEDGSEKKVTQETKMELPEPVPEPPKRVHMANLCVVGGHAVNGVAEIHSEIVKDEVFNAFFKLWPEKFQNKTNGVTPRRWIHFCNPELSKIITDWIGSEDWVLNTEKLAELRKFTDNEDLQTQWRAAKRNNKLKVVSFLKERTGYSVSPDAMFDIQVKRIHEYKRQLLNILGIVYRYKKMKEMSVAERKSKFVPRVCIFGGKAFSTYVQAKRIVKFITDVGATVNHDPEIGDLLKVVFVPDYNVSAAELLIPASELSQHIRV from the exons ATGGCTGTTTCGCAATTCTCAGCAGCAACTTCGACCGGACGATCAGAGGCATTACTAATTCGGTCTGGATTACTCGGTGGTGGTTTGGGTTCAAGAGGCAGCAAATCCAAGGTGTTGTTGATGAGGACATGGATTTCACGGCCTGTCACTGTCAGGCGGTCTTTCTCTGTCAACAGCGTCTCCAGCGACTCCAACCAAACACTGAAGGATCCGATCACTCAAGAAG AGGCTTCGACTGCTCACAGTTCATTCACACTAGATGCTGCATCCATTGCCTCAAGTATCAAATACCATGCAGAGTTCACTCCATTATTTTCTCCTGAGCGGTTTGAGCTTCCGAAGGCTTTCTTTGCAACTGCACAAAGTGTTCGTGATGCTCTCATTATAAATTGGAATGCAACATATGattattatgaaaaattgaatgtAAAGCAGGCATATTATTTGTCAATGGAATTTCTACAG GGTAGAGCACTGTTAAATGCAATTGGTAACTTAGAGCTCACTGGTGCTTATGCAGAGGCTTTGAGAAACCTAGGACACAAATTAGAACATGTGGCTATCCAG GAGCCTGATGCTGCACTTGGTAATGGGGGTCTTGGGCGGCTTGCCTCCTGTTTTCTGGACTCTTTGGCAACATTAAATTACCCAGCCTGGGGTTATGGACTTAGATACAAGTATGGTTTGTTTAAGCAGCGAATTACAAAAGATGGGCAGGAGGAAGTTGCTGAAGATTGGCTTGAG ATGGGCAACCCTTGGGAAATTGTGAGAAATGATGTCTCATATCCTGTCAAATTCTATGGCAAGGTTGCTTCTGGATCAGATGGAAAAAGACACTGGATTGGAGGAGAAGATATAAAGGCTGTTGCTTGTGATGTTCCCATTCCAGgatataaaactaaaaccacTATCAATCTGCGACTTTGGTCAACCAAAGCTCTGTCAGAAGATTTTGACTTATATGCTTTTAATGCTGGGGAGCACACCAAAGCATATGAGGCCCTAGCAAATGCTGAGAAG ATTTGTTATATACTCTACCCTGGGGATGAATCAATGGAGGGCAAGATCCTTCGCTTGAAGCAACAATACACTTTATGTTCAGCTTCTCTCCAAGACATCATTGCACGTTTTGAGAGAAGATCTGGAGCAAATGTAAGATGGGAAGAGTTTCCTGAGAAGGTTGCAGTACAGATGAATGATACACACCCAACTCTCTGCATCCCAGAGCTGATGAGAATTTTGATAGATTTGAAGGGTTTAAGCTGGAAGGAGGCCTGGAATATCACTCAAAG AACTGTAGCTTATACAAATCATACTGTTCTTCCTGAGGCATTGGAGAAATGGAGTTTAGAACTTATGCAGAAACTGCTTCCTCGACATGTTGAGATTATAGAAATGATTGATGAGGAG CTTATTCACACCATAATATCGGAGTATGGTACAGAAGATTATGAATTGTTGGAGAAAAAATTGAAGGAGATGAGAATATTAGAAAATGTTGATTTGCCTTCAGCCTTTGCAGATTTATTTGTTAAACTTAAACCCAAGGAAAGCCCTGTTGTTGTTCCCAGTGAGGAACTTGAAAATTCAGAAGATGCAGTTGACCCTGTTGTTGTTCCCAGTGAGGAACTTGAAAATTCGGAAGACACAGTTGACCCTGTTGTTGTTCCCAGTGAGGAACTTGAAATTTCGGAAGACGCAGTTGAACCTattgatgaagaagatggaTCTGAAAAGAAAGTCACTCAGGAAACAAAAATGGAGTTGCCAGAACCAGTACCAGAACCCCCAAAGAGGGTTCATATGGCTAATCTCTGTGTAGTGGGTGGTCATGCAGTAAATGGTGTTGCTGAGATACATAGTGAAATAGTAAAGGATGAAGTATTTAATGCATTTTTTAAG TTGTGGCCTgagaaatttcaaaataaaacaaatgggGTGACACCAAGAAGGTGGATCCACTTCTGCAATCCAGAATTAAGTAAAATTATAACTGACTGGATTGGCTCTGAAGACTGGGTCTTGAATACTGAAAAACTGGCAGAGTTACGAAAG TTTACAGATAATGAAGATCTCCAAACCCAGTGGAGGGCAGCAAAAAGGAACAATAAGTTGAAAGTTGTATCATTCCTCAAAGAGAGAACAGGATATTCTGTCAGCCCTGATGCAATGTTTGATATCCAG GTGAAGCGCATCCATGAATACAAGAGACAACTCTTGAATATCTTGGGGATTGTTTACCGCTACAAGAAGATGAAAGAAATGAGTGTAGCTGAAAGGAAATCAAAGTTTGTTCCACGAGTTTGTATATTTGGGGGTAAAGCATTTTCTACATATGTGCAAGCCAAGAGAATTGTGAAATTTATCACCGATGTTGGAGCTACAGTCAACCATGATCCTGAAATAGGTGATTTACTGAAG GTTGTTTTTGTCCCTGATTACAATGTCAGTGCTGCTGAGTTGCTTATTCCTGCAAGTGAGCTATCACAGCATATAAG AGTATAG